Below is a genomic region from Cloeon dipterum chromosome 2, ieCloDipt1.1, whole genome shotgun sequence.
ttttagcgaAATGGGATGAAAAAATCTGTTATCATCCACATTTCGAATAAATCAGCTAATGCAGATCTGCGCAATCATCATGCTGTCCCTTTAAAGGCGAAAATTATATTCGAAATTGGCCAGGCAAGGCTCAAACTTGGCGGCGCGAGGCGATATTTCATGCGAAAAGTTTAGCActataaagttttaaaagagCTATTTTGAGTCGCTGCCTTTGGAAATGGCGAGGAAAGCGCAGGATAAAAATGGCTTCAGTTTCATGGCGGAAAGACGCGATTTTTTGCGCCTGAGCGGCAGAGACACTGTATCCAGTCAAAACGAGCATCTGCAGAAGGAGCTTTGTCTCTTTTTGTGCGTGCGCCACATGCAAAATCTCGTATTTAGCTTGCTATAAGTCAGCGAAAATATCACGAAACAATGAACTCGTGCTGTGAGCAGGCGCCTCTCCCCTAACCCAATAAAAACATCTCAGGCAAAgtgtaaaaatcataaatttttgccGCGCCGAGAGAAAGAATAAGAATAATGTGTCTGAGTTATTGTGACGCGAGAGCAAAAGCAGCTTATTTGGAGCACAAAAAGCCGCGGCTTCTTTTTCATGgataaataaatctcaatAGAATTTTACTCACAAAGCATTTTCTTCACTTTCACTAGCATTTAAAGGACCAAAAAATTGGGGCAAAATCACATTTCATTAGATTTATtactttaaagaaaaaattttgacattcaagatgtatttatatttgttgTATAACCATAAAAagtacaatatttattttaaattttattcataaccCAACATACGCTGTCTTTCgtaatttagcaatttttcaaacgccTTTCAATACCAAACTAAGTAATCAGTCTGACATAAAACCAGAAGTTTCAGATTCCTCCAAAGTTATAGTCCCAAATCATCTAATGGAAGGAAGCCCTgaaacgctgctgctgctgctgccccATAAATAAAGCTGGGAGTGTTTTCTGTTGCACACGCGTTTGCCGAGCTGTCACTAGCTGCATTGCTCACTGGCTTTATTCGACTAGACAAGTTTGCCACAGCTGCTTTTCGGCGAATATAAAGAGGAGTCCTGGCTGAAAGAATCGCCGGCGAACGGGTGCAGTGATAAATCACTGCAacaagagcgagagagaaagctGTTTGTTTACCTCCTACCCACGCGTCCACGAAAAGCAGAAAAGATATCAGCTGAGACGGCAGCCTAATTGCTTTGCCGAGATAAATCACGATgctcacacacacgcgcgcgcgtgccaATATCTATGGCCATAATACTGCCGAAATTACTCTCCGCCGCGATTTATTCTGCTTCCGATAAGTGATAGCGCCGGATGGAACGATGGATGTGCACCGGAACTGCACTTTTTCTTTTCGAACCTCTGCAtagcacttcccgtgggctatgagctcacggggtcccaggtcccaataacaccgccgagcggataacatgggacCCGAGTCGCCGCAGAGGAACCCAATGTGGCGATCTTTaggcctccccgcaccgaagTTTTTTAtcgaaacgccagacattatttgtccctaaagccgctggaaaagtGCGAAAACCAACAAGTGGCGCCTCCAACctgcccgttgagctatttgagcatttcgagtcactaaactatccaccttttgccatctctgacattgggcagcgtGTATTTTAGATCCGCggactgctcaaatatctcctaTTGCTCACAATtagacactcctgagaatgccttttaacaatgcgagccaacggggaATCGATGGCTGCATTTCGATCAATTTTACACTCTAAAATCTGTGCCATTTTCATAAGACCccaatttaattccattacTGACTTTCCATTTCATGTTTCAGGCCCAAGATTCAATGAGCAGACGTTGCTCGAGTTCTCGCACAGCCAGGAGAACGCAGGTGACCTGCGGATAAAGTCTGCAAACCTGTGGGTGCGCATGGAGCTGCGGCCAGGGGTGCTACGCGGCGCCCTGAGCGGCGCCGGTCCCGCGCAGTTTCACCACCATCACCACTCGCCGaggcataaaaatttcagcttcttCGTGTTCAGGGCGAACAATGTCGCGGCGTCCATCAATGCCACGTACCCTAGTAGTAAGGTACGTTGAAGCgagaaaacgaaaaaatatacaCTTCTTCTACTTTTCTATAGCCTcttatttgcatatttgcatgttagagttttattttccactgGAAATTGCTTTAAGCTAGGCTTAAAAGTGTACTTTTCGTCTTGAACAACTTTTGTTATTCTCGTGTAGTCAGAGGATTTATCCTTGATGGGTAATTATGAATCTTAAACTCTCTTAACAGACTTGAATATAcagaaaaatgtataaaaactataaaaaaacgtcgtttttgtgtgtgttttggttatcaacacaaaattcattacattttccattcaatttgGAATACTTTTAGACAATGACTAGACAGTCTGATATagttttcatatttataaaatcattttttagttGTTGAAAGTGCCCACAAGTCCAGGTAATAAAAGTTCTGGCAGGAGAGAAtcttaatcaaatttttaagccaTATATccatcagatttacaaaaactgcacaccgctTGATTCATACTGACATCCCCCAGATAGCTAAAGAAGTTTTCATCCCGAGAGTGCAAGTGCCTAGTCCTACCCAAAATTGGTTGTAATTAGAACACTACCGTATTTAAGCCACGAATTGaagcagtattttttaatttctccatTCTTTATGGGGTAGAAAAGGGGTTGACAACCTTAGACTGTGTTGGCTACCTAGGGGAGATCATGAAGAGTCGAATAATGTGctgtttttgtaattttcatggttagaagctgagatttggtgaaaataGTCTTTAACTTTCGGACGGTGTCATAATCAAAAACCAGTTTGTCAActaaatctcgagttctaagagtcaaatttacaaaatattaatactaATTTACTCGTCTTATCTTTTCTTTTGGCTTTTGGGGaaggttaagacgagtttaattttgtttggtttttggaAATCCGACtattagaagctgagatttggaagcgccaacattaaaaaaaaactcgaaaaagtATCAATTTTGTAGttctcatttttcaattaaaaaattcaggctAAGATCCATACCAAATATTAACTTGTCTAAACTATTTTTGTCGCTctaaaatagcaattttaattttttttttagtacaCAAACTCGATTTTAGTGACCacccactttgaggtcaaaaGGAAAGGTGTTCCACTTGACGGTACGAGTTCATGCAATGGTTTCCGGATTTTTGTTGCACGACCGATTAGGAGAAGACTAAAATTCTAAAACTCGAAATTCAATAAAGTTCAAATCTTAGGGGTTTCTCAATAGCATTTTCGGTTGGGgcataatttcatttaaaaaaaatccatcaagATCATGAGACTCATGCTAGAACTATGTACCTTTCCTGGACATGGACTCTAAATCAACCGCCAATCAACCCAGCAACCACTTTTTTTTGTTAAGACTGAATAATTACagtcaaacaattattttagcaTGACTGTGCCAtttgcagtttatttttaatttagttttgttCTGCTATGCCACTTGTTGGGTTGTCAGGGTTGCAATCGTAGCAATGCGAGAGTTGACGGATGACCTGTGTTATCGTGTTGCAGGACCTGGAGCTGGCCAGCTCGCTGGACATGTCGGCGGAGGCGCTGGGCTGGCTCAAGTTCGACATCACCGAGACGGTGCAGGAGTGGTACTCTGGTGCCGCGTCGGCGCGGCACAAGCTGCACCTGCTGGTGGACTGCGCCGGCTGCAGCGAGCTGGTGCAGCAGCCGCTCAAGGGGCCGGGCGGGGGGTGGCGGGCGCAGCAGCCCAACCACCGGCCCTTCCTCGTGGTGCACACGGACCCTGACGTGCCGAAGCGCACGAAGCGGCACGCGCTCACGTGCAGTGACCAGGTGAAACAGTGCTGCATGCAGCGCTTCTATGTGAACTTTACCCAGATCGGCTGGAGCGACTGGATCATCAGGCCGAACGGCTACGAGGCCAACTACTGCCGGGGCACGTGCGGCCTGCACCGCACTCCGGACACCTTTCTCAATTACCACACGCACGTGATGGCGCAATACCGCACTCGCAACCGGCTGGCCGGTCTGCAGCCGTGTTGCTCGCCGGTCAAGTTCTCGCCGATTTCGCTCATCTACTTCGACAGAGACAATAACATTGTGAAGCAGGACCTGCCCAAGATGACTGTCGAGGAGTGCGGGTGTCCTTAAGACGCAGGTTCCCGAGTGATGTGCGTCCAGAGTCTGGACGGCGCGAATCgattcgaaaaataaaataagcatttGGTGATACTAGATGCGTGCGAGGCGCGTGCTAGCTGCGCACCGACCCCGACTGCGCAGTCGCTGCGGGCACGACCACTCGGCGCAGGCGCACTCCGACTCGCGCCCACTCTCCTTTCAACTTTTAAACGGGATAATCCCCGATCAATCTGTGATGATACGATTAGAATTTTGGCTCCCTGAATACCCTACCTTTATTTTCTCGCGCTGCTGGTTTGCGCAACGACGCGACATTCTCGTTTGCACTGACGTGGAAAATCAGTGCGtccgtctctctctcttcaaAATTCCCGTTTGCAGTTTCGCTTTCGTTTCAGCGGTCGTCCCGTCGTTGcgcaaaccaaaaattaattcaaattttgcacgaTCTGAGAGCAAACTATTCAAGGGACATATCCATTTCTACCCGATTGGAAATGTGTACTGCTTGTGTTCAAAAGTTGATCAAAAGTATTCAAACGATATTAAACGCATTATACTCACTCCCCCATAAGGATGACGAGAAGCCAGACATTTGCAGCTGATGACAAGAGCAGATTTTAACAGCACAGTTCTTACacgccaaattttaataataacaagCAACACATAAAGTGGAAAAGATGAAAAGTACATTTCACGTTATCATATCCCTTCTCTAATCCACTAGCGATTTAGATTTTAGATGTGAGTTGACAGACCGTTTATTCGTAGTTTCCTAGAGCGCATGACGATAGTTTAGAAACCTACGAAACGTCACCACGGTACGAaccaaaaaagtaaaaatcagcAGTTTGCAAATGTACGCGCTTGGTGTAAAGACGCACGCGGCAACACTACGTATAACCACGCACTATAACAGAGTCCTTCGATCCCACCGCAGTTCGTTTTCGTTCCCTTCTCACGAGTTGAGttgacagaaaataatttgtaggGTATTGCGAAATTTCATGGGGGACCAGAGCCTCGTTGTGGGGTTTTATATCACCTGCGATATGTAAGGTCTGTATAAAAAAGAAGCAACGAGACTTGTACAGTGAGAGAAAGAGTCCAGTTGTTGtaaaatgttgtaaaaatcTACCAAGCAGAGGTCATCATTATTATTGAATTGCTAATtgtaaatacacacacacagacacactcAAACACACACCACAACCACTTGAAATCGACAGatgtttcaaagaaaatatgcTAATAATTCTCTCATTTCTCGCTTGCGGCTGCTTTCACACCCGTTTTccttgcatttaattaataccTTCGCCACCAAGCAGTCACACACACCTACACACATCACTCTACTTACTTAGGCTTATGAATGTGCATAATTAGAACCGAGTAAAAAGCAAGCTGTGCTCCTGGTGACAGATGGAGCCACTGCCTCGCTTTCCACGATCACCAGAAGCTCAAACACTGCGCGCGCGCCTCTCTGAGCAATGCCTTATAATTACACACAGCAGTTCCGAACAGCACACTCGTAATTATCCGTATTGACTGCAGTAAAATCATTCCCAGCAACCCCTTCCCAACACGTAATAGGATGAGCTAACGCAGCGATCAGACTCACACTCATTCACTCTGTAGAAGTTCATTGTGCAACCATGCAACAAAGTATCCACGCAATTTcgcttttaaattacaaaatactcctatatcataatatttttacagtaagCGAATGGACGCAGAAATGGCCTTTGAAAAGGGGCGTTCCAGTCAGAGTCCTTCTGCGCCGCCGGCTTATCGAGAGATCGACACAAACTCTCCTTATATCGAGAAGCCCGTTCCATTCCACACGTTCATTCCTTGCAAGTCTCATCAACGTGCAATAATCCTAAGCAATCTGAAAGACAATAGACAGAGAGAAGTTATACGCAAAAATTCTGTACGACTACGTTAACTGTTGctgaaaaaaacaaacaaaaaataaaacgatatGTGACAGATTGTTGAAGCCCCTCGAAATTCGACtgatacaataaataattacgaaGCTCCACGGCGACGGAGTCTGGGTCACTAGGAACCAGCAGTAGAGTAGCACCAAAAGTTTAATCCTAATCTTAGAGACCCCGGCAGTCGCCCAGACTCCGCGGGAATTGCCAAAACCCGATTGTACACgcgaaataaaatgtgatCTGCAAAATTGTTGTGATGAGAAAGTAagagttgttgttgtttaatGATGAGAGAAATTTAACACGAGTCCCACTGCCTGGATCAAAAGAGAGCGAATCCAAATCGGAGTGAAATCAATTGATATAAATTGTAAGCGGAACAGGAGAATCTTATTGGTTTGTACGTATATCATTTGACGCGACCAGCATAGTATGTcgaagaaattaaatgaaataaaaaaaaaaacacaaaaaattccaCCTTCTTGAGCCACCCAACGAATCTGCCCACACATGATCTGTTATTCGAACAATTGTAATTTAAGCGCCCTCATGCATTTAATGAGGCATTAGTTCtctagattaataaatattataattactACAAAAGCAACTGCgcagattttcattttcttttcaccTCTCGCACGTCGGGTTTCATCAACCTTTGCAGCTCGTTGCAGCAGTTCTTGCTTGATGTTGGATGCAGTCCCAATCTCGAGACAATTGGTCAGCAGGAGCAGCAATTTGCTTCTCCCATAAGAAgatgctgcatttttttaatatatttgcttTAGTGCTGCACACAGTTCAAGTATGCCAATTCCGATCAACAACAGCATCTGTGTGCTTTCCAGTCCGATTTATTTCCCGACCACTCAGCGGAAAAACTGCCATTTACTCCTGTCGTGTACTCAAaagcacaatttatttaaattgacgACGGCTTTCGAATAAAATTGCTCTCATTCCTCTGAAGGGTTATATCTTTTGTTCAGCAACGTGCAAAAAGGACAGTTGATTCCATGAAATGCAAACTCGGCAACTTGTCTTTTGCCGCAACTAGAAAACatcaatttacatattttggaTCAGTTTTAAACCAAGAACGAGAACTGCTGCACTAAATTATGACTTTTTGCTGAGAGTAGGCAGTGCCATCGATctgttatttgaaaaatttcaatcgcTGAGCGAGtcatcaattcaaatttgactGCACGACTTCTGCTAATGGAGCGCCGTCATCTCGGCACCAGTGTAGACAAGACAGGTTCAAAAACTGATCTTGTTTTTCTGCTCGTGTGGGCCGATCAAGGAAAGTCATTAGCGGCTTTATTTACTCTCCTCCGAGACTGGCACTGGTGCGCGGAGGAGCAACAAGGAAAGTAAAAGAAGCGCGCGGCGTGTTTGCTGGAGGAGATGAGCCGTCTCACGCACTCTCGGGCACCTGCAGTCGGCGTTTTCTGTGAGCAAAGCAGGCCGCCCCCGCTGCAAGCAAGCGCCGGCCGCGGACTCCACCCCAAGACAGGCGCCACGGACAGACACAGCAGGTCTGGCCGTGCGCCAGcatcgctctctctctctctctctctcagtgCTTGTcgcgtttttttctctctctctttctcttttcccTTCACGACGCGTGTGCTGCTGCCCgaagatgaaataaaataatgataaatattcACCAGGCTGTAAACATGAACAAAATTCGGGCTATTTCATGCCTCGACACTTAGGTGAGcagtttcaataaattaaataaagatatacagaaatttgtgaaatatcatattttaactTATCTCTAAATTAgggaaaagctgaaaaattttcccaggttgccgtttaaatttttaagataatcggctccaaagtttgcacgCTAATCAAGCAATGTCTCCCTAATGTTAATTCACGATTAATTCGCAATTCAGGCAATTTGGCCACAAAATCCGCACACTTAAGGATAGATCGTGGCAAGAAGGATTAtctaaattaagcaaaatcatcaaatgtttctgaatatttgcaaaatttaaaatttaactgttcctcggtcctgatttaaGAGATGAAGTGtagctaaatttcacaaatgaaCTTCTTGCTACAGTCAAGAACGCAAAATATTCTCAATTGTTTGCCTGTGTGAAGCTCATCTACTGTCGtgatttggttttaaaattcaagcgtTGACCTCTCTTAACGTTCATTGATGCTACATAATAATGATTGAACTTTTGGAATTTATCATCGTTAACTTcagaatttgtaaatattcatAGTTAAATTGCTACTTCCATAACAAACATCAAACTTATTAATAATGTGACAAGGTTGTAAATCTATAATTGGGCGTTGATTTGTTAAGGTTAATCAATATTACTTAACCAGTTAACTTGTTTAATTCGTATAATTCTTTTATATCCATTTcagtagaaaatatttacacggGGACTTTTAATAGAGCGTCAGTCAcatcaaatttagaaaataaaaatattaatccatATATGGGGcttggttaaaatattaagtgaTTTTACAATAGCTATACTCCCACAAGCGAAAAATCAGGCACGAAAGGCTcacaatttggaaaattgtgcAGTTAAACTAATATCAAACGCTCTCGTTCCGTACAGCGACTGTTTTGGCCCCCAGCAAGaactccaaaacaaaaaaaggtCCGCCTGCACTCAACTGTCTGAGCGCAAACGAAAAGAGAAAGGAgcaacgaaatttaaaaatcctcaaCTCGAATCTCCCAGTGATTCCTTGAATTAAGcttaatttaactattttcaaAGAGCGAAAAACTGCTCCTAACGCCACGAAAATAACAGAAGTTTCGTGTACCTGATATGCTTAAAGGCTGCTTTTACCGCCGCTCAAAGGTCcgtggaatttattttcttccattatgaaaaattaatatctgatCCCTGCTCGAGTCGGCCTGCTCCACATCTCGAGGACAGATAGCATGAGTGATGGGCAAACTTTGCCGATTGACTGCTCCAATATGCTGTGAATTTGCATCTCGAGGCATAACGCATAACGCAGCAGGATTGATGGCTCGCACGGCTAAAAAAATCGCTTTCTAAAAACGGAAAACAATCGGCTAgctccaaaatttattcaccGGGATAATGGATGGAGACGAGCTAGCGTGTGTAATTTATGCTCACTTTTTCCGCCGAGTCCACCTTCCAGACAAGACTCTATTAATTCTGTTAAAGCGCTTTGTCATCTCGGTGCTCGCTCCGGCGTGATTTATTCGCCCGGCTAAACTCAAACTCGGTTCCGCGCGTGCC
It encodes:
- the LOC135936324 gene encoding inhibin beta chain-like, giving the protein MAWPTCWAVAVALAAVVWCPVQLRADQLCPTCSPPPASELLSSVSVQQHPHLHHNHHQPQLQAQPQLQHVSDTFYRIEAIKQQILSKLGLQAKPNVSSSIPHEVLLETMRIVDDTAGIQRKQQPQLELDDDDLGRASEIISFAEPGPRFNEQTLLEFSHSQENAGDLRIKSANLWVRMELRPGVLRGALSGAGPAQFHHHHHSPRHKNFSFFVFRANNVAASINATYPSSKDLELASSLDMSAEALGWLKFDITETVQEWYSGAASARHKLHLLVDCAGCSELVQQPLKGPGGGWRAQQPNHRPFLVVHTDPDVPKRTKRHALTCSDQVKQCCMQRFYVNFTQIGWSDWIIRPNGYEANYCRGTCGLHRTPDTFLNYHTHVMAQYRTRNRLAGLQPCCSPVKFSPISLIYFDRDNNIVKQDLPKMTVEECGCP